GGGAATAAAACAAAAACACTTCATCTGTCTAGTTAACTTTATTTGTAGAATGATGGAAGAGGGAGAAACAGAGCTCCATTACGTGCAATCAAATTGCGAGAAAACTGTATGCAGCTAAATCTTAATAGTTGCAAGCAAACGGTACTCCTCAGGTGAATCAAAACATCAGTGAATACCATTCTTCGCCATTTATCTGTTGCCAATGTATGAAAGTAGAAAACCATCCAAGGGACTACTTACATACTGAAAAGATCGGGAAACACCCTCTTCATATACAATTTAACACAATCTTATCATATCAGATGCACTGATGCACAATTACAATAGTTAGTGATGTCGCATTTATATCAAGATGTTTGTGCTTTATTGCTTTTTACGTCCTAAAAAACTATTTAAAACCTTCTAATTCCTTACTATTTAAAACCTTCTAATTGACAACTTTGTACGGTATAACAGAAGTaattcatcccttacacaattCATGTCTCATATATTGAAAACCTTTTTTTTATAACCCCATAACTTGGAGACTGGAAAAGCAGAAGCCAGCCAGAATAAAATCTAAGAGGTACATCACTTGAAATAAAACTTCCAAATATCATACAGCTCCCAAACTTTAATCAGAAAGTGCTTTAAAACAATTCAGCTGGTTTAAGAACCATTTTAAAGTTAAACACTACGTTGTAGATAATCAAGTACAACGCTTCTCCGCCTACAAGTAGCTCCAGATTCATTTCCATCATCTGTATATCAATGACAGAACTTATTGTTAATATTAGATAGAATGCCAAGCAAATAGACCCTACAAATGATACATATTCAACTATGAGCCTAGTAATAGACATCACAAAGGAATGAAATATTAAAACAGCCATGTTGCAAAGATTGCATTACCTCACTTGGGGTTCCTGAGGACAATGATCACTGAATCTCCTCGCAGGAACATCTTGCTAATAAACCTCTCTTTGTTAACTGGAAGAGATTTCTTCTTGCCTTTACCAGCCTTTGGAAGCTGAGTATAAAATTTTGGCAAACATTAAAGGTGATTAAACTTGAAAATATATAATAAAGAGGATAGTAATGAAATCTATCTAATATGAAAACAAACCTCTGTCCACATCTCCCTAACATTTTCCATCACCATGTTGCAGTGCCGATCAAAAGCTCTCACACGGCCCAGAAGCTTTTTGTTGTTACGGCAGTTAATAAGGACCTGATGGGGAACGATAGAAGAAAATAATTATAATTGCAATAACTTGTGTATTACTGAATTGAGTACACGAAATCGTTGTAATATATAAATTAAGGAGTTCAAAACTGCAGAATGGAAGGATCAATACCTGGGTGTTATTTTTAACACTCATCATGAGCACGGATAGTGGCCCGGTGTTAAAGTCCTCTTCCTCAGTCTTGGCCTATAAGGAAAAGTATGTAAGTGAATGCAATATACTTGTGCATTTGTGTGTGAGCAGGAGATGGTTATTTAGTA
This sequence is a window from Apium graveolens cultivar Ventura chromosome 9, ASM990537v1, whole genome shotgun sequence. Protein-coding genes within it:
- the LOC141687473 gene encoding uncharacterized protein LOC141687473 encodes the protein MSRPMDEDVPAKTEEEDFNTGPLSVLMMSVKNNTQVLINCRNNKKLLGRVRAFDRHCNMVMENVREMWTELPKAGKGKKKSLPVNKERFISKMFLRGDSVIIVLRNPK